In the genome of Natronomonas salina, the window GCATAATAATTTACCTGATACCCTCTACAAAATTCGGCGTATGCCAGGGCCAATATTTCTTGAAGGAGAGCAAGTGACACTTCGCGCAGTTCAGCCAGAGGATTACGAGTTCCTCGTAGGCAACCTCAACAATCCGAAGTTGCGGCACGCTGGATACGAAACCGTTCGTACACCAGTTACCGAAGACGACATCGCGGCCAAAATTGAGGTCGGCAATCATCATATGTTCCTAGTATGTCAAGACGGGACGCCTGTTGGGTGTGCCTCTATCAAGAATATTGACTTGGAGGGCCGCAAGGCCGAGTTAGGCTATTGGATTACCCCTGATCGTCAGGGCAATGGATGCGCGACCGAAGCGGCGGATCTCTGTTTGACACATGCTTTCGATGAGCTTGGTCTCCACAAGGTCTGGGGCCGTACAGTCGGGGACAACGAGGCTTCGAATAGAGTGCTAGAGAAACTCGGGTTTCAGCAAGAAGGGGTTCTCCGCGAACACTGGTATGGGTTCGGCCGATACGTAGATGAGTACCGATATGGTCTCCTGAAATCTGAGCGATAAGCCTGCTCCATTCGGATTGATTCAGTGAATGATCTCCCTCTCAGATTGAATCACAGTAATCAATACGCAGAATCATCCTTTGACTGCTCCAGTCTCGGCGAGCTGGAACCA includes:
- a CDS encoding GNAT family N-acetyltransferase, translating into MPGPIFLEGEQVTLRAVQPEDYEFLVGNLNNPKLRHAGYETVRTPVTEDDIAAKIEVGNHHMFLVCQDGTPVGCASIKNIDLEGRKAELGYWITPDRQGNGCATEAADLCLTHAFDELGLHKVWGRTVGDNEASNRVLEKLGFQQEGVLREHWYGFGRYVDEYRYGLLKSER